TTAAAAATAAATTATAATTTTAACAAAAATTATTTGATATCACAATATAATTGATAATAAAATAAGCATTTTTTTGTTAGAATTTAGCTTTAAAGCATAGTAAATGCTCGCTTCTTTAAAAAGAAGAGGAAAGTCCGAGCTGCAAAAGACAAACATTCCATCTAACGGATGGCTAGGGCGACCTAAGGGACAGTGCAACAGAAAGAAAACTACCACGAAAGTGGAAAAGGTGAAACGGTGAGGTAAAAGCTTACCAGCGATTTTGGCAACAATTTCGGCTATGTAAACCCAATGTGCAGCAAGAAGGGATGGTTAAGGTCTTTATTTTAACCCTTCGCTTGATTTTGTTTGCGAAAACAAAACTAGATAAATGAGCATTCTAGACAGAACTCGGCTTATCGCTATGCTTTAAAAATTTTAATCTTTGAAATATTTTAAAGCTTTTTGAATTTTTTGAATTTCACAAGCTTTAGAATTCTTTTTTTCACTTATTAAAACAACCGCTTCTTGTAAAAGTGCTTTAACTTGACTTAAATTATCATTTAGTTTATCTTTTAACTCATCACTTTGAAAATCTCTTGCAAGATCTTCAAGCATTTTTTTTAAATCAAGTGTATTTAGCAAGCCTTCAAGCTTATTAACATCCTCTTGTATGAGCGCGAGTTTAAAATCACTAAGCCATTGCTTCATTACTATGCACTTCTCTCCAAGCTTCTAACAAGCCTTTAGTTACATTGATAACCTCATCAATCCTTGCTTCATTATTTTCTAAATTTGCCAAAGATAAAAGTTGAATCTCTCTTGTATAAAGACCGCTAAGATAATGAGCCACTTCGCCACCTTTTTCATAATCTAAAGTATTGATAAGCTCTATAAAAATAGCCGTAGTTCTTTTTACAAAATGCACTCTTTGTTCTATATCTTCGTTTCTTATCGCTACTTTAGCCCTTGAGCAAAAACGCAAAATTCCTTCATAAAGCATTTCGATAAGTTTTTGCGGAGATTCTATCCCCGCTTGATTTTGAGAATAAGCATTGTAGGCTAAATTATTTTGCATGATTTATCCTTAATTATTTGAATTATTTGCTGCATTAATCATATTTGTAACAGTAGTGAGTTGTTGATTAAGCTTATTTAGAATACTTTCATATTGCAACCATTGATTTGCCATAGTTTCATACCTAGTATCTATCAGTTTTTGGGCTGATTCTTTTGATTCAGTAAGAGCTTTTGTATCATTGGTTAAACTTTCATCATATTTTGTTAAAGAACCATCAGTTCCTGTTATACCCTGCAAGGTTGTTTTAAGCTGTG
The window above is part of the Campylobacter coli genome. Proteins encoded here:
- the fliS gene encoding flagellar export chaperone FliS, with translation MQNNLAYNAYSQNQAGIESPQKLIEMLYEGILRFCSRAKVAIRNEDIEQRVHFVKRTTAIFIELINTLDYEKGGEVAHYLSGLYTREIQLLSLANLENNEARIDEVINVTKGLLEAWREVHSNEAMA